A single genomic interval of Gossypium raimondii isolate GPD5lz chromosome 11, ASM2569854v1, whole genome shotgun sequence harbors:
- the LOC105801529 gene encoding elongation of fatty acids protein 3-like has protein sequence MTAAVIYYLSQHPSIVTFRWSHTQSWGSTWSFLVISIAVYLALSSLLHLILSLFVKRGSRPAPLAPVQALHSLIMSIISAVIFAGILFSAAAEINETRWFWRRSKTPFQWLLCFPLGTRPSGRVFFWSYIFYLSRFLHMLRTFFVIFQNRKLTVFHLFNNSVLTIMSFLWLEFSQSFQVLAILFTTLVYSAAYGYRFWTEIGLPRACFPFVLNCQIVLLSCNVVCHVGVLMLHVMKGGCNGIGAWVLNSVLNGISLLLFLKFHVQSRKQAPVKEIVKVL, from the coding sequence ATGACCGCCGCAGTGATCTACTACCTCTCCCAACACCCTTCCATTGTCACCTTCCGTTGGAGCCACACACAATCATGGGGCTCCACCTGGTCATTCCTAGTCATCTCCATTGCTGTTTACCTCGCCCTCTCTTCCCTCCTCCACCTCATATTATCCCTCTTCGTCAAACGTGGCAGCAGGCCGGCCCCACTCGCTCCGGTCCAGGCTCTTCACAGCCTAATCATGTCCATCATCTCCGCTGTCATCTTCGCCGGAATCCTCTTCTCCGCTGCCGCGGAAATCAACGAAACCAGATGGTTCTGGCGCCGTTCCAAAACCCCATTCCAATGGCTCCTCTGTTTCCCACTCGGAACCCGTCCCTCAGGCCGCGTCTTCTTCTGGTCCTACATTTTCTACCTCTCTCGCTTCCTCCACATGCTCCGTACATTCTTCGTAATCTTCCAAAATCGGAAGTTAACCGTTTTCCACCTTTTCAACAACTCCGTATTGACAATCATGTCATTTCTTTGGCTAGAATTTTCACAGTCGTTTCAGGTGTTGGCGATCCTATTTACCACCCTGGTTTACTCCGCGGCTTATGGGTATAGATTCTGGACGGAAATAGGGTTACCGAGAGCTTGCTTTCCATTCGTTTTAAATTGTCAAATTGTGTTGTTAAGCTGCAACGTGGTTTGCCATGTTGGGGTTTTGATGTTGCACGTCATGAAAGGTGGATGCAATGGAATTGGAGCCTGGGTCTTGAACTCCGTCTTGAATGGGATTAGTTTGTTACTGTTTTTGAAGTTCCATGTTCAAAGTAGGAAACAAGCTCCGGTTAAGGAAATTGTCAAAGTTCTATAA